One genomic region from Spirosoma sp. KCTC 42546 encodes:
- a CDS encoding DUF3267 domain-containing protein, with translation MSTLKAQLYGGIAFFIGAPLLVWPFSQLWNFSLKQIAASGLAPILLFIAAMFVGIVVHELIHGLTAMWVGRLPWQKIKFGVQWQSGTPYCHPTVPMPARAYRIVVIMPLVTLGLVPYGAALATGNVWLLAFGVFFTLAAFGDIIILWLMRHLRATELVQDHPTKVGLIIVSPDSTP, from the coding sequence TTGTCTACTCTCAAAGCCCAGCTCTACGGCGGCATTGCTTTTTTTATTGGTGCGCCCTTGCTGGTCTGGCCTTTTAGTCAACTATGGAATTTTTCATTAAAGCAGATAGCGGCTTCGGGGCTAGCCCCAATTCTATTGTTTATTGCGGCTATGTTTGTTGGCATTGTCGTGCATGAATTAATTCACGGTCTTACGGCAATGTGGGTCGGGCGGTTGCCCTGGCAAAAAATAAAATTTGGTGTGCAATGGCAATCAGGAACTCCGTATTGCCATCCTACCGTGCCGATGCCTGCCCGTGCTTATCGTATTGTGGTTATTATGCCGTTGGTTACGCTAGGCTTAGTTCCTTACGGGGCGGCTTTAGCCACTGGTAACGTCTGGTTGCTAGCGTTCGGTGTGTTTTTTACGTTAGCGGCCTTCGGCGATATAATAATACTCTGGCTCATGCGCCACCTCCGCGCTACCGAGTTAGTTCAGGACCATCCTACCAAAGTTGGTCTGATCATTGTTTCACCAGACTCCACACCTTGA